Proteins encoded in a region of the Coffea eugenioides isolate CCC68of chromosome 4, Ceug_1.0, whole genome shotgun sequence genome:
- the LOC113769104 gene encoding polygalacturonase 1 beta-like protein 3 — protein sequence MLVFFSLCPLLQRKIPQANTDLSFSYQLKMDKMVKISSPTILFSFLFLSALSFNVSLAKESPLTARASLVRYWNKHISNYLPKPHFLLSKASPLSIVDSAYFTKLAAQKALSSHLSSFCSSANLFCLFDEKDALTNSKKDADFAFYTNKHFANYGSSRLGGIDMFKNYSNGVNFATGSFERYSRSSNDLHEDFTSYADDGNVANANFTSYGSGARGGSGDFKNYLPRVNVPDLRFTSYDSDGNNHKLSFSSYVDDTNSGSQAFTNYAKNGNGVPLDFTSYGDTSNVIGSAFSGYGELGNAANDSFKAYGRNANNPSNNFKNYGSGGNSGIDSFVGYRDSANAGTDTFQSYGRSSNSETANFVNYGKSFNEGIDTFKEYGKAAKGQSIGFKIYGVNNTFKDYAKNGVTFALYTKPSSSKGDDTSKINSKSVNKWVEEGKFFREYMLKDGTIIKMPDIRDKMPKRSFLPRLISSKLPFSTNELSAIKRIFHALDNSTLERVIVKALEECERAASRGESKRCVGSVEDMIDFAVSVLGRNVVVRTTENVRGSNHHVMIGKVQGVNGGRVTKSVSCHQSLYPYLLYYCHSVPKVKVYLADILDVVSKTKINHGVAICHIDTSAWSPNHGAFVALGSGPGLIEVCHWIFENDMTWTIAD from the exons ATGCTTGTCTTCTTCTCTTTATGTCCTCTTCTTCAAAGGAAAATCCCACAAGCCAACACAGACTTGTCTTTCTCGTATCAGCTGAAAATGGACAAAATGGTCAAGATTAGTAGTCCAACCATCCTATTCTCCTTCTTGTTCTTATCAGCTTTGTctttcaat GTTTCATTAGCTAAGGAAAGTCCTCTAACAGCAAGAGCTTCATTGGTTCGGTATTGGAACAAACACATTTCCAACTATCTTCCAAAACCACATTTTCTTCTCTCAAAAGCTTCACCACTCTCCATTGTTGACTCAGCTTATTTCACAAAACTTGCAGCTCAGAAGGCTCTTTCTTCTCACCTCTCTTCCTTCTGTTCCTCAGCAAACCTGTTTTGTCTCTTCGATGAAAAAGACGCCCTAACCAACTCAAAGAAAGATGCCGACTTTGCCTTTTACACCAACAAGCACTTTGCTAACTATGGATCCTCTCGTCTTGGAGGGATTGACATGttcaaaaattactcaaatggagTCAATTTCGCCACCGGCTCATTCGAGCGGTATAGCCGAAGCTCAAATGATCTCCATGAAGACTTCACAAGCTATGCAGATGATGGAAATGTTGCAAATGCAAACTTCACATCTTATGGCTCGGGTGCCAGAGGTGGCTCGGGAGATTTCAAGAATTATCTTCCTCGCGTCAATGTACCGGATCTTCGTTTCACTTCTTATGATTCTGATGGTAACAATCACAAACTCTCGTTTTCTAGCTATGTGGATGATACAAATTCTGGCAGTCAAGCTTTCACTAACTATGCTAAGAATGGAAATGGTGTCCCTCTTGATTTTACTAGCTATGGTGATACTTCTAACGTTATTGGATCTGCATTTAGTGGATATGGTGAGTTGGGGAATGCAGCAAATGATTCTTTCAAGGCTTATGGTAGGAATGCTAACAATCCTAGTAACAATTTCAAGAATTATGGATCTGGTGGAAATAGTGGAATTGATAGTTTTGTGGGCTATAGAGATTCAGCCAATGCGGGCACGGATACATTCCAATCTTACGGGAGAAGTTCAAATTCGGAGACGGCCAATTTTGTGAATTATGGGAAGTCATTCAATGAAGGAATTGATACCTTTAAAGAATATGGCAAAGCTGCTAAAGGTCAATCAATAGGGTTCAAGATTTATGGTGTGAATAATACCTTTAAAGATTATGCCAAAAATGGTGTCACATTTGCTCTCTATACCAAGCCAAGCTCTAGCAAAGGGGACGACACCTCAAAGATCAATAGCAAATCTGTGAATAAGTGGGTAGAAGAGGGCAAATTCTTTAGGGAGTACATGTTGAAAGATGGAACCATTATCAAAATGCCTGATATTCGTGACAAGATGCCTAAGCGGTCATTTTTGCCCCGGCTTATTTCATCTAAATTACCATTTTCAACCAATGAGTTATCGGCGATTAAACGAATTTTCCATGCATTGGATAATTCGACTCTCGAGCGCGTCATAGTCAAAGCTTTGGAGGAATGCGAACGAGCCGCCAGCCGAGGTGAGAGCAAGCGGTGCGTTGGCTCGGTCGAGGACATGATTGACTTCGCCGTGTCAGTTTTAGGCCGCAATGTGGTGGTGAGGACAACGGAAAATGTGCGTGGATCAAACCACCATGTCATGATCGGAAAAGTGCAAGGAGTCAACGGTGGAAGAGTGACAAAATCAGTTTCTTGCCATCAGAGCTTGTACCCTTACTTACTTTATTATTGCCATTCTGTTCCAAAGGTAAAGGTCTATCTGGCAGACATTCTTGACGTTGTCAGCAAGACAAAAATCAATCATGGTGTTGCCATTTGTCACATTGACACGTCTGCTTGGAGCCCAAATCATGGGGCATTTGTTGCACTGGGTTCTGGTCCTGGGCTAATTGAGGTTTGCCATTGGATCTTTGAGAACGATATGACTTGGACCATCGCTGATTGA